In a genomic window of Myxococcaceae bacterium JPH2:
- a CDS encoding phosphoadenylyl-sulfate reductase yields MSAVRPVPVETTVSEEELLATGTSLASAPAEEVLSWAEHRFGARAVIATSFGPEDMVLVDMSRRHARSLKLLTLDTGRLPPETYELMEVVRNRYGVTVETFFPDHARLEALQSEHGHFSFRKSVEARKECCAIRKVEPLRRALAGRLAWVTGLRRDQSSNRADVSVLSVDREHGGLLKLSPLASWTARDVWTYLREHGVPYNPLHDRGYLSIGCAPCTRAVKPFEDERAGRWWWESAEHNECGIHARR; encoded by the coding sequence ATGTCCGCGGTTCGTCCTGTCCCCGTCGAAACCACAGTCTCCGAAGAGGAGCTGCTCGCCACGGGCACCTCGCTCGCGAGCGCTCCCGCCGAGGAGGTCCTCTCGTGGGCCGAGCACCGCTTCGGCGCGCGGGCGGTCATCGCCACCAGCTTCGGCCCCGAGGACATGGTCCTGGTGGACATGTCGCGCCGGCATGCACGGAGCCTGAAGCTGCTCACGCTCGACACCGGCCGCCTCCCACCGGAGACCTATGAGCTGATGGAGGTGGTGCGCAATCGCTACGGCGTCACGGTGGAGACGTTCTTCCCCGACCACGCGCGCTTGGAGGCCCTCCAGTCCGAGCATGGCCACTTCTCCTTTCGCAAGAGCGTCGAGGCGCGGAAGGAATGCTGTGCGATTCGCAAGGTCGAGCCATTGCGGCGCGCGCTCGCGGGGCGGCTCGCCTGGGTGACGGGACTGAGGCGCGATCAGTCCTCCAACCGCGCCGATGTCTCCGTGCTGTCTGTCGACAGAGAGCACGGCGGGCTCCTCAAGCTGAGCCCCTTGGCCAGTTGGACCGCGCGCGACGTGTGGACCTACCTGCGCGAGCACGGCGTCCCCTACAACCCGCTCCACGATCGCGGCTACCTGTCCATCGGCTGCGCGCCCTGCACGCGCGCGGTGAAGCCCTTCGAGGATGAGCGCGCGGGCCGGTGGTGGTGGGAGTCCGCCGAGCACAACGAGTGCGGCATCCATGCGCGGCGCTGA
- a CDS encoding bifunctional precorrin-2 dehydrogenase/sirohydrochlorin ferrochelatase — translation MDYPVCLRLEGRPVLVVGGGPIAEGRILALLEAGARVRLVSPEATGALQQLAKAERLEWVRRRWNPGDTRGHALVLTAVDDTRVSQAVADEARSLGIWLNTADEPAACDFTLPSVGRRGAITVAVSSTGQAPALAAALRRELMTQVTVHHVRLARLSGWLRRRLPRGPTRQRLLRLLVDGDIGALLAQGQRRAAWARVREELNDREARRQTT, via the coding sequence ATGGACTATCCCGTGTGCTTGAGACTGGAGGGCCGGCCCGTCCTCGTGGTGGGCGGCGGGCCCATTGCCGAGGGGCGGATCCTCGCGCTGCTCGAGGCGGGAGCGCGCGTGAGGCTCGTGTCGCCCGAGGCCACCGGCGCGTTGCAGCAGCTCGCGAAGGCCGAGCGACTGGAGTGGGTGCGGCGAAGGTGGAACCCCGGCGACACGCGCGGCCACGCGCTGGTGCTCACCGCGGTTGATGACACGCGCGTGAGCCAGGCGGTGGCGGACGAAGCGCGCTCGCTCGGCATCTGGCTGAACACGGCGGATGAACCCGCGGCGTGTGACTTCACGCTGCCGTCGGTGGGGCGACGCGGTGCCATCACCGTGGCGGTCTCCAGCACAGGACAAGCCCCCGCGCTCGCCGCCGCGCTTCGGCGCGAGCTGATGACGCAGGTGACGGTCCACCACGTGCGACTCGCTCGGCTGAGCGGGTGGCTGCGGCGACGACTGCCGCGAGGACCCACCCGGCAGCGCCTGCTGCGGCTGTTGGTGGACGGAGACATTGGCGCGCTCCTGGCCCAAGGCCAGCGCCGGGCCGCATGGGCCCGCGTGCGCGAGGAACTGAACGACCGAGAAGCACGGAGACAGACGACATGA
- the cobA gene encoding uroporphyrinogen-III C-methyltransferase, giving the protein MRGTTEGQVYLVGAGPGDPGLLTLRAAQVLAAADTVVHDRLIHPGVLAHARARARLIYVGKEGHGPSVRQEDIHSVLIAQARLGRAVVRLKGGDPFVFGRGAEEALALEAAGIAYEVVPGVSSGIAAASAAAIPVTHRGLSGAVTFATAHRAERTTDWAHLAGAETLVLFMSGRRLEEASRELIRAGKPASTPAAVVEAGTWEHQRVVEAPLAIVATEARQAGLGSPSLLVVGEVVSLRSRLPSLAARRTSTREPRIANAGGRS; this is encoded by the coding sequence ATGAGAGGCACGACAGAGGGACAGGTGTATCTGGTGGGAGCGGGTCCAGGAGACCCGGGACTGCTCACCCTTCGAGCGGCCCAGGTGCTCGCGGCCGCGGACACCGTGGTGCATGACCGGTTGATCCACCCGGGGGTGCTCGCCCATGCGCGGGCGCGGGCGCGGCTCATCTACGTGGGCAAGGAGGGCCATGGTCCTTCCGTGCGGCAGGAGGACATCCACTCGGTGCTCATCGCGCAGGCACGGCTGGGCCGCGCGGTGGTGCGTCTGAAGGGAGGCGATCCGTTCGTCTTCGGGCGCGGCGCGGAGGAGGCACTCGCGCTGGAGGCCGCGGGCATCGCCTACGAGGTCGTTCCCGGCGTCTCCAGCGGCATCGCGGCGGCCTCGGCGGCGGCCATCCCCGTCACGCATCGGGGGCTGTCCGGTGCCGTGACCTTCGCCACCGCGCACCGCGCCGAGCGCACCACGGACTGGGCGCACCTCGCGGGCGCGGAGACGCTGGTCCTCTTCATGTCGGGGCGCAGGTTGGAGGAGGCCTCGCGCGAGCTGATCCGCGCGGGCAAACCGGCCTCGACGCCGGCCGCGGTCGTGGAGGCGGGCACCTGGGAGCACCAGCGCGTGGTCGAGGCTCCGCTCGCCATCGTGGCGACCGAAGCGCGTCAGGCAGGCCTCGGCTCGCCCTCCTTGCTCGTCGTGGGAGAGGTGGTGTCCCTCCGCTCGCGACTGCCGTCCCTGGCAGCGCGCCGCACATCGACGCGCGAGCCCCGCATCGCGAACGCGGGAGGCCGGTCATGA
- the cysD gene encoding sulfate adenylyltransferase subunit CysD, with protein sequence MSTATTPKASHLADLEAESIHILRETAAEFANPVMLYSIGKDSQVLLHLARKAFHPAPLPFPLLHVDTTWKFREMYAFRDAFVAQHGLRLLVHQNRRALAEGINPFDHGSQKYTHAMKTQALLEALAMHGFDAAFGGARRDEEKSRAKERVFSFRDRHGQWDPRRQRPELWNLYNGRVDAGESMRVFPLSNWTELDVWLYVLQERIPVVPLYFAAERPVIERGGALLMVDDERMRLKPGERVQSRRVRFRTLGCYPLSGAIESSATTVEAVIHEMLSARQSERQGRLIDHDEEGSMELKKREGYF encoded by the coding sequence ATGAGCACGGCCACCACCCCAAAAGCTTCGCACCTGGCGGACCTGGAAGCGGAGAGCATCCACATCCTTCGAGAAACGGCGGCGGAGTTCGCCAACCCGGTGATGCTCTACAGCATCGGGAAGGACTCCCAGGTGCTGCTGCATCTGGCGCGCAAGGCCTTTCATCCCGCGCCCCTGCCCTTCCCGCTCCTCCACGTGGACACGACGTGGAAGTTCCGCGAGATGTATGCGTTTCGAGATGCGTTCGTGGCGCAGCATGGCCTGCGCCTGCTCGTGCACCAGAACCGCCGCGCATTGGCCGAGGGCATCAATCCCTTCGACCACGGCAGCCAGAAATACACCCACGCGATGAAGACGCAGGCGCTCCTGGAGGCGCTGGCGATGCACGGCTTCGACGCGGCCTTCGGCGGAGCGCGGCGGGACGAGGAGAAGTCGCGCGCGAAGGAGCGGGTCTTCTCCTTCCGCGATCGCCACGGGCAGTGGGACCCGCGGCGCCAGCGCCCGGAGCTGTGGAACCTCTACAACGGGCGCGTGGACGCGGGCGAGAGCATGCGCGTCTTCCCGCTGTCGAACTGGACGGAGCTGGATGTCTGGCTCTACGTCCTCCAGGAGCGCATCCCCGTGGTGCCGCTCTACTTCGCGGCCGAGCGACCCGTCATCGAGCGCGGCGGCGCGCTGCTCATGGTGGATGACGAGCGCATGCGGCTGAAGCCAGGCGAGCGCGTGCAATCCCGCCGCGTCCGCTTCCGCACGCTGGGCTGCTACCCGCTCAGCGGCGCCATCGAGTCCTCCGCCACCACGGTGGAGGCAGTCATCCACGAAATGCTCTCCGCGCGCCAATCCGAACGGCAGGGCCGACTCATCGATCACGACGAAGAGGGCTCCATGGAACTCAAGAAGCGCGAGGGCTACTTCTAA
- a CDS encoding 50S ribosome-binding GTPase yields MDTARLASPAPTLQQLFAEHGRKELLRLAVVGSVDDGKSTLIGRLLYECDGLFEDQILAVRRASAKRAATARQTGAAHEATAGEEIDFSLFTDGLRAEREQGITIDVAYRYLSTARRKIIVADTPGHLQYTRNMATGASTADAAVILVDARLGVLAQTRRHAYIASLLGIPYLAVAVNKMDKVDFDRATFERIGSELEHFARTLGFEQVRLFPVSASQGDNITRTSARTPWHEGGTLLSWLEALPRQSPQAPQTLRFPVQYVLRPHLDYRGFAGQIASGTIRVGDEVRVAPSGRTTHVAGIDTFDGSLSEASAPASVTLRLADEVDVSRGDVLTHVDQPPLALHQLDAMLVWFGEQPLDCSRRYLVKHTSRTVPAHIEQVVWRKELEDLSEVPAETLALNEMGRVRVLCRRPLLADAYRGNRRTGAFIVIDPLTQDTVAAGMILGASETTSGNAHAHSLVTSSERRNRLAQRGGVILLPSGPDTRVHAYQLERALFDAGRHVAVAGEDSEAALALAGAGLYAIVHPSAPQARRALRGLARDAEVSWFEAVADGTPEQWIQAIVGTEERAS; encoded by the coding sequence ATGGACACCGCACGACTGGCCAGTCCCGCCCCTACCCTGCAGCAACTCTTCGCCGAGCATGGACGCAAGGAGTTGCTCCGGCTCGCCGTGGTTGGCTCCGTCGATGACGGCAAGTCGACCCTCATCGGTCGTCTCCTCTACGAGTGCGACGGACTGTTCGAGGATCAAATCCTCGCGGTCCGCCGAGCGAGCGCGAAGCGCGCGGCCACCGCGCGGCAGACAGGCGCCGCCCACGAAGCAACGGCCGGCGAGGAGATCGACTTCTCACTCTTCACGGATGGCCTGCGCGCCGAGCGTGAGCAGGGCATCACCATCGACGTGGCCTACCGCTACCTGTCCACGGCGCGGCGGAAGATCATCGTCGCGGACACGCCGGGACACCTCCAGTACACGCGCAACATGGCCACGGGCGCCTCCACGGCGGACGCGGCCGTCATCCTGGTGGATGCGCGGCTCGGAGTGCTCGCGCAGACGCGGCGGCATGCGTACATCGCCTCCCTGCTGGGCATCCCCTACCTGGCCGTGGCCGTGAACAAGATGGACAAGGTGGACTTCGATCGCGCCACCTTCGAGCGCATCGGCTCCGAGCTGGAGCACTTCGCGCGAACGCTGGGCTTCGAGCAGGTGCGCCTCTTCCCGGTGAGCGCGAGCCAGGGAGACAACATCACCCGCACCAGCGCGCGAACCCCCTGGCATGAAGGCGGCACGCTCCTGTCCTGGCTCGAAGCCCTGCCACGCCAGTCTCCCCAAGCGCCGCAGACCCTCCGCTTCCCCGTGCAGTACGTGCTGCGTCCTCACCTGGACTATCGCGGCTTCGCGGGGCAGATCGCCTCCGGCACCATCCGGGTCGGAGACGAAGTTCGGGTCGCGCCCTCCGGACGCACGACGCACGTCGCGGGCATCGACACCTTCGACGGCTCCTTGAGCGAGGCCTCCGCGCCCGCCTCGGTCACGCTCCGGCTCGCGGACGAAGTGGATGTCAGCCGAGGTGACGTGCTCACCCACGTCGACCAACCCCCGCTCGCCCTGCATCAACTCGACGCGATGCTCGTCTGGTTTGGCGAACAGCCCCTGGACTGCTCCCGCAGATACCTGGTGAAACACACCAGCCGCACCGTGCCCGCGCACATCGAGCAGGTCGTGTGGCGCAAGGAATTGGAGGACCTGTCCGAGGTCCCCGCGGAGACCCTGGCGCTCAATGAGATGGGACGGGTCCGAGTGCTCTGCCGCCGTCCGTTGCTCGCGGATGCCTACCGCGGCAATCGCCGCACGGGCGCCTTCATCGTCATCGACCCGCTGACCCAGGACACGGTGGCGGCCGGAATGATTCTCGGGGCCTCCGAGACGACCTCGGGCAACGCGCACGCACACTCGCTCGTCACGTCCTCGGAGCGGCGGAATCGCCTCGCGCAGCGCGGTGGCGTCATCCTCCTGCCGAGCGGCCCCGACACGCGGGTGCACGCTTATCAGCTCGAGCGCGCCCTCTTCGATGCGGGGCGCCACGTGGCCGTGGCCGGTGAGGACTCCGAGGCGGCGCTCGCACTCGCCGGCGCCGGCCTCTACGCCATCGTGCATCCGTCCGCACCGCAGGCGCGACGCGCGCTCCGGGGACTCGCCCGTGACGCGGAGGTCTCCTGGTTCGAGGCCGTCGCTGACGGAACTCCCGAGCAATGGATCCAAGCCATCGTCGGCACCGAGGAGCGTGCGTCGTGA
- a CDS encoding assimilatory sulfite reductase (NADPH) flavoprotein subunit, which yields MDPSHRRHRGACVVTTSSRAELSRLGPPPVITSRLGADQGALLLQLLEGMDAPGLQWLSGYAAGLASGRTGLAAAPFPAPTPTGHLALVYGTQTGNSRLLAERLKSQAEAHGVAVRLFRAGEYPLRELNKERVLCVVISTQGDGDPPDDARGFYDFILSRRAPRLESLRFAVLALGDSSYPKYCETGRILDARLAELGATRLLERADCDVDFEPTATGWLARTLELTREALAPAEPRAEVVPLRGVTLAPAHGREAPFAAEVLVNQRITGRGALKDVRHLELSLAGSGLTYEPGDALGVWPRNPPGLVTDVLSALRLDAEAPVTRDGRTLPLTQWLTEELEITRLSRSFLERHAAQPGGESLRPLLTPEGASGLRALLTSHQVIDLVRAHPVSWRAEELVQALRRQTPRLYSLASSQRSVGDEAHLTVAIVDYLAFGTAHVGAASSHLATRVPGEDKVRLFIEPNPRFRLPSDPQRDVIMVGPGTGVAPFRAFVQERAQLGATGRNWLFFGEQHRRSQFLYQTEWQEALDAGTLHRLSVAFSRDQEQKVYVQHRLREQGRELYAWLEGGASLYVCGEAQRMAPDVHAALLDILMTHGGKGRDDAEAYLQSLREQQRYQRDVY from the coding sequence ATGGATCCAAGCCATCGTCGGCACCGAGGAGCGTGCGTCGTGACGACGTCTTCACGCGCGGAGCTGTCACGCCTGGGGCCACCTCCCGTCATCACCAGCCGACTCGGCGCGGATCAAGGAGCACTGCTCCTCCAGTTGTTGGAGGGCATGGACGCCCCCGGACTCCAGTGGCTGAGCGGCTACGCGGCGGGGCTCGCCTCGGGCCGCACGGGGCTCGCGGCGGCCCCATTCCCCGCTCCCACTCCCACCGGGCACCTCGCGCTCGTCTATGGCACGCAGACGGGCAACAGCCGCCTCCTGGCCGAGCGACTCAAGTCACAAGCAGAGGCGCATGGCGTCGCGGTCCGCCTGTTTCGCGCAGGCGAATACCCACTTCGAGAGCTGAACAAGGAGCGGGTGCTGTGTGTGGTCATCAGCACGCAGGGCGATGGAGATCCGCCCGACGACGCACGAGGCTTCTACGACTTCATCCTGAGTCGCCGCGCGCCCCGGCTGGAGTCCCTGCGCTTCGCCGTGCTCGCGCTGGGCGACTCGTCGTATCCGAAGTACTGCGAGACCGGCCGGATCCTCGACGCTCGACTCGCGGAGCTGGGCGCCACCCGCCTGCTCGAACGCGCGGACTGCGACGTGGACTTCGAGCCGACCGCCACCGGCTGGCTCGCGCGCACGCTCGAGCTGACGCGCGAGGCACTCGCTCCCGCCGAGCCCCGCGCGGAGGTCGTCCCCCTGCGCGGCGTCACCCTCGCGCCCGCGCATGGCCGCGAGGCGCCGTTCGCCGCCGAGGTCCTGGTCAACCAGCGCATCACCGGCCGTGGGGCACTCAAGGATGTGCGCCATCTGGAGTTGTCGCTCGCGGGCTCGGGCCTCACGTATGAGCCCGGGGACGCGCTCGGAGTCTGGCCCCGCAATCCTCCAGGACTGGTCACGGACGTGTTGAGCGCGCTCCGCCTGGATGCCGAGGCGCCTGTCACGCGGGACGGACGGACGCTCCCGCTCACGCAATGGCTCACGGAGGAGCTGGAGATCACCCGCCTCTCGCGCTCCTTCCTGGAGCGCCACGCAGCGCAGCCCGGCGGAGAGTCATTGCGGCCCTTGCTGACGCCCGAAGGCGCCAGCGGACTCCGCGCCTTGCTCACCAGTCATCAGGTCATCGACCTCGTGCGAGCCCACCCCGTGTCCTGGCGCGCGGAGGAGCTGGTGCAGGCCCTGCGGCGACAGACGCCGCGGCTCTATTCCCTGGCATCGAGTCAGCGCAGCGTCGGCGACGAGGCCCACCTCACGGTGGCGATCGTCGACTACCTGGCCTTCGGCACCGCGCACGTGGGGGCCGCATCGTCCCACCTCGCCACGCGGGTCCCGGGAGAGGACAAAGTGCGGCTCTTCATCGAGCCCAACCCACGCTTCCGCCTGCCCAGCGACCCCCAGCGTGACGTGATCATGGTTGGCCCCGGCACGGGCGTGGCCCCCTTCCGCGCCTTCGTCCAAGAGCGAGCGCAGCTTGGCGCGACGGGGCGCAACTGGCTCTTCTTCGGCGAGCAACACCGACGCAGCCAGTTCCTCTATCAGACGGAGTGGCAGGAGGCGCTCGACGCGGGCACGCTGCATCGGCTGTCCGTCGCCTTCTCCCGAGATCAGGAGCAGAAGGTCTACGTCCAGCATCGCCTGCGCGAGCAGGGCCGAGAGCTGTACGCCTGGCTGGAGGGAGGCGCGTCGCTCTACGTGTGCGGCGAGGCCCAGCGCATGGCCCCGGACGTCCACGCGGCCCTCCTCGACATCCTGATGACTCACGGAGGCAAGGGCCGCGACGACGCGGAGGCCTACCTCCAATCCTTGCGCGAACAGCAGCGCTACCAACGCGACGTCTACTGA
- the cysI gene encoding assimilatory sulfite reductase (NADPH) hemoprotein subunit: MSSPSQPLSEVEHTKARSNLLRGTLTESLANPLTGSLATSDTQLLKFHGSYQQDDRELREERRQQKLEPDYSFMIRTRLPGGVCTPAQWLALDALAREHANGTLRLTTRQAFQLHGVLKEDLQPTLARIHQTLLDTIAACGDVNRNVMCNPNPVDSHLHAEVHQWAVRLSEHLLPRTRAYHEIWLGEEKVAGGEEEPIYGATYLPRKFKTAIAVPPLNDVDVFAHDLGFIAILEAGRLAGFNVTVGGGMGATHGDAATHPRLADVIGFIPPEQLLAVAEQVVTVQRDFGDRSNRKHARLKYTVEDRGVPWFTAELERRLGFRLEPARPFHFEHNGDRFGWTEGHDGTWHLTLQLDSGRVADVPGASRLTGMREVARIHRGDFRLTANQNVIIARVAPEDRPAIEALVTAHGLDDFRKASPLRRDALACVALPTCGLAMAEAERYLPRIVPLLEERLRAHGLEGIPLHLRITGCPNGCARPYVAEVALVGKAPGRYNLLLGGDRRGQRLNRLYRENIDEPAILAALDPLFAAYARDRAPQEGFGDFVVRAGLLKSAI; encoded by the coding sequence ATGAGTTCCCCCTCTCAACCCCTCTCGGAGGTCGAGCACACCAAGGCTCGAAGCAACCTCCTGCGCGGAACCCTGACCGAGAGCCTCGCGAATCCACTCACGGGCAGCCTCGCCACCAGCGACACCCAGCTCCTCAAGTTCCACGGCAGCTATCAGCAGGACGACCGGGAGCTTCGCGAGGAGCGCCGACAGCAGAAGCTGGAGCCCGACTACAGCTTCATGATTCGCACGCGCCTGCCCGGCGGAGTCTGCACTCCCGCCCAATGGCTCGCACTGGACGCACTGGCGCGCGAGCACGCCAACGGCACCTTGCGCCTCACCACCCGCCAGGCCTTCCAGCTCCACGGTGTCTTGAAAGAAGACCTCCAGCCCACCCTGGCGCGCATCCATCAGACCTTGCTGGACACCATCGCCGCGTGCGGCGACGTGAACCGCAACGTGATGTGCAATCCCAACCCCGTGGACTCGCATCTCCACGCGGAGGTGCATCAATGGGCGGTGCGCTTGTCGGAGCACCTGCTCCCTCGGACGCGCGCATACCATGAAATCTGGCTGGGCGAAGAGAAGGTCGCGGGCGGCGAGGAGGAGCCCATCTATGGCGCCACCTACCTGCCCCGGAAGTTCAAGACCGCCATCGCCGTGCCCCCGCTCAACGACGTGGATGTGTTTGCCCATGACCTGGGCTTCATCGCCATCCTCGAGGCGGGGCGGCTGGCGGGCTTCAACGTGACGGTGGGCGGCGGCATGGGCGCGACCCACGGCGACGCGGCCACCCATCCCCGACTGGCGGATGTCATCGGCTTCATCCCGCCCGAGCAACTCCTCGCGGTGGCGGAGCAGGTCGTCACCGTGCAGCGCGACTTCGGCGACCGGTCCAATCGCAAACATGCGCGCCTGAAGTACACGGTGGAGGACCGAGGCGTGCCCTGGTTCACCGCCGAGTTGGAGCGAAGGCTGGGCTTCCGCCTGGAGCCCGCACGCCCATTCCACTTCGAGCACAACGGAGACCGGTTCGGCTGGACCGAGGGCCACGACGGGACGTGGCACCTCACCCTTCAACTCGACAGCGGGCGCGTGGCGGATGTGCCGGGCGCCTCGCGGCTGACGGGCATGCGCGAGGTGGCGCGCATCCATCGGGGCGACTTCCGCCTCACCGCCAACCAGAACGTCATCATCGCCCGTGTCGCGCCCGAGGACCGCCCCGCCATCGAGGCGCTCGTGACGGCCCACGGGCTCGATGACTTCCGGAAGGCCAGCCCGCTGCGACGCGACGCGCTGGCCTGCGTGGCGCTGCCCACCTGCGGTCTCGCGATGGCCGAGGCCGAGCGCTACCTGCCGCGCATCGTGCCGCTGCTGGAGGAGCGGCTGCGCGCCCATGGCCTGGAGGGAATCCCGCTCCACCTGCGCATCACCGGCTGCCCCAATGGCTGCGCCCGCCCCTACGTCGCGGAGGTGGCGCTCGTGGGCAAGGCGCCCGGGCGCTACAACCTGCTCCTGGGTGGCGACCGCCGCGGGCAACGGCTCAATCGCCTGTACCGCGAGAACATCGACGAGCCGGCCATCCTCGCCGCGCTCGACCCGCTGTTCGCCGCCTATGCGCGCGACCGAGCGCCACAGGAGGGCTTCGGGGACTTCGTCGTCCGCGCGGGCCTGCTCAAGTCGGCCATCTGA
- a CDS encoding C69 family dipeptidase — protein sequence MTQRLFTFLAALPVTAALVAPAADACTSMLVTKGATTDGATLITYAADSHELYGELYYTPARRHAAGAMRDIIEWDTGKFLGRIPEAPVTYSVVGNMNEHQLSISESTFTGRKELEAPTGIIDYGSLIYIALERSKTAREAIQVMTTLVAEHGYASTGETFSIADPKEAWILEMIGKGEGKKGAVWVARRLPDGFISAHANQSRIRQFPLADSENAVYAPDVISFAREKGWYTGADKDFSFADTYHPIDFEGVRFSEARVWSIFRRAAPSLGLGAEYADGSNPSKRLPLWVKPDKKLSVQDTMALMRDHFEGTTLDMTKDVGAGPYQVPYRWRPMTWEVDGKKYVHERAISTQQTGFSFVAQMRSFMPDPIGGVLWFGVDDTFTTVYTPMYAGIRQAPHNLAQGVASRGTFSWDSSFWVFNWVSNQAYSRWSDMIVDVQKEQGALEGQFLADQTDIEKSALEQYKRDPESARKYLTDYSSQQSDAVHARWRKLGETLLVKYIDGNVRDESGKVTHPKYPEGWYRHIARDAGERIEIREAPKAETKPVQKPEPKPLPKAEHKPTVAPAP from the coding sequence ATGACCCAACGCCTCTTCACGTTCCTCGCGGCGCTGCCCGTCACGGCAGCGCTCGTCGCTCCGGCCGCGGACGCATGCACCAGCATGCTCGTCACCAAGGGCGCTACGACGGACGGTGCCACCCTCATCACCTACGCCGCCGACTCACACGAGCTCTACGGCGAGCTGTACTACACGCCCGCGCGCCGCCACGCGGCTGGCGCGATGCGCGACATCATCGAGTGGGACACGGGCAAGTTCCTGGGTCGCATTCCCGAGGCCCCCGTCACCTACTCGGTGGTGGGGAACATGAACGAGCACCAGCTCTCCATCAGCGAGTCCACCTTCACCGGGCGCAAGGAGCTGGAAGCGCCCACCGGCATCATCGACTACGGCTCGCTCATCTACATCGCGCTGGAGCGCTCCAAGACGGCCCGCGAGGCCATCCAGGTGATGACCACCCTGGTCGCCGAGCACGGCTATGCCTCCACCGGCGAAACGTTCTCCATCGCGGATCCGAAGGAGGCGTGGATCCTCGAGATGATTGGCAAGGGCGAGGGCAAGAAGGGCGCTGTCTGGGTTGCCCGCCGCCTGCCGGATGGCTTCATCTCTGCGCACGCCAACCAGTCGCGCATCCGCCAGTTCCCCCTGGCGGACTCCGAGAACGCTGTCTACGCGCCGGACGTCATCAGCTTCGCGCGCGAGAAGGGCTGGTACACCGGCGCGGACAAGGACTTCAGCTTCGCGGACACCTACCACCCGATCGACTTCGAGGGCGTGCGCTTCTCCGAGGCGCGCGTGTGGAGCATCTTCCGCCGGGCCGCGCCGTCGCTCGGCCTGGGCGCCGAGTACGCGGACGGCTCCAATCCCTCCAAGCGTCTGCCTTTGTGGGTCAAGCCGGACAAGAAGCTGTCCGTGCAAGACACCATGGCGCTGATGCGCGACCACTTCGAGGGCACCACGCTCGACATGACGAAGGACGTGGGCGCGGGCCCGTACCAGGTCCCCTATCGCTGGCGCCCGATGACGTGGGAAGTGGACGGAAAGAAGTACGTCCACGAGCGCGCCATCTCCACGCAACAGACGGGCTTCTCGTTCGTCGCGCAGATGCGCTCGTTCATGCCGGACCCCATCGGCGGCGTGCTGTGGTTCGGCGTGGATGACACGTTCACCACCGTCTACACGCCCATGTACGCCGGAATCCGGCAGGCGCCCCACAACCTCGCGCAGGGCGTGGCGAGCCGCGGGACGTTCTCCTGGGACTCGTCCTTCTGGGTGTTCAACTGGGTGTCCAACCAGGCCTACTCCCGCTGGAGCGACATGATTGTCGATGTCCAGAAGGAGCAGGGCGCGCTGGAGGGGCAATTCCTGGCGGACCAGACCGACATCGAGAAGTCCGCGCTGGAGCAGTACAAGCGCGACCCCGAGTCGGCCCGCAAGTACCTCACGGACTACTCCTCGCAGCAGAGCGACGCGGTGCACGCGCGCTGGCGCAAGCTGGGGGAGACCCTGCTCGTGAAGTACATCGACGGCAACGTCCGCGATGAGTCCGGGAAGGTGACTCACCCGAAATACCCGGAAGGCTGGTATCGCCACATTGCCCGCGATGCCGGTGAACGCATCGAAATCCGCGAGGCGCCGAAGGCCGAGACGAAGCCCGTCCAGAAGCCCGAGCCCAAGCCGCTCCCCAAGGCTGAACACAAGCCCACGGTGGCGCCCGCCCCGTAG